In Fusarium oxysporum Fo47 chromosome IX, complete sequence, the following proteins share a genomic window:
- a CDS encoding general substrate transporter: protein MLGNKSFTVNGAACGAEALVLALITSLGGFLFGYDTGQISAMLLFRDYVDRFAQTDDDGTKYWVPAIQGILVSLMSIGCLIGALSGSYLLTSRPSTADWYGRRWSLTIFVVIFLLGNVIQITAMYSWVHMMIGRLIAGLGVGALSIGVPMFQSECAPREIRGAVVSSYQLMICFGILISNIVNYGVREIEDNDASWRIVIAIEMAFSIPLGLGVLACPESPRWLAMREDWDGVRTSLARLRGMMSDVKNPLVEDNIQEMRILLEEERKVGQGSWLECFGVRNKGPKVLYRTLLGMAVQFFQQWTGANYFFYYGATIFESAGIDDPILVQLILGAINVGMTFFGIYSAEKFGRRWPLIIGGLWQTAWLLIFASVGTAIDPEGSSTSGIVMIVSACMFIASFAVSWGPLGWVVVGEVFPLRTRAKQASLATASNWLANFLISFLTPFADAGISYAFGYVFAGMNLIGTVIVYFFLYESKTLSLEHIDMMYCLPDLKAWESAKWTPPGYVSREKKDESYFEEMAAGKDAEKVVVHSDSGVE from the exons ATACTG GTCAAATCTCGGCTATGCTTCTTTTCAGAGACTACGTCGATCGCTTCGCTCAAACAGATGATGACGGTACCAAATACTGGGTACCCGCCATCCAAGGTATCCTCGTGTCTCTTATGAGCATCGGATGTCTCATTGGAGCATTGTCAGGATCCTA TCTACTGACATCGCGCCCCAGCACTGCAGATTGGTACGGTAGAAGATGGAGTCTCaccatcttcgtcgtcatcttcctcctcgggAACGTCATCCAAATCACAGCCATGTACTCATGGGTCCACATGATGATAGGCCGTCTCATCGCCGGTCTTGGTGTCGGTGCCCTCTCCATCGGCGTACCCATGTTCCAAAGCGAGTGTGCACCGCGAGAAATCCGCGGCGCTGTTGTGTCCTCATATCAGCTCATGATCTGCTTCGGCATTCTCATCTCAAACATCGTCAACTATGGTGTACGAGAGATTGAGGATAACGATGCGTCGTGGAGAATTGTTATTGCTATTGAGATGGCCTTCTCAATCcctcttggtcttggggtCTTGGCTTGTCCTGAGTCGCCGAGATGGCTTGCTATGAGGGAGGATTGGGATGGTGTGAGAACGTCGCTGGCGAGGTTGAGGGGTATGATGAGTGATGTGAAGAATCCTCTGGTTGAGGACAATATCCAGGAGATGAGGATTCTTCTGGAGGAGGAAAGAAAGGTTGGTCAGGGAAGCTGGTTGGAATGCTTTGGTGTGCGCAACAAGGGACCGAAGGTCCTGTACCGAACACTTCTTGGTATGGCTGTTCAGTTCTTCCAGCAGTGGACTGGCGCCAACTACTTCTTC TACTACGGAGCCACCATCTTCGAGTCCGCAGGTATTGACGACCCGATCCTGGTACAACTCATCCTCGGCGCCATAAATGTCGGAATGACCTTCTTCGGTATCTACTCCGCAGAAAAGTTCGGTCGTCGCTGGCCCCTCATCATTGGCGGTTTGTGGCAAACAGCTTGGCTGCTCATCTTTGCATCTGTCGGAACAGCCATAGACCCCGAGGGCAGCAGTACCAGTGGCATCGTCATGATTGTTTCCGCTTGCATGTTCATCGCCTCTTTTGCTGTCAGCTGGGGTCCACTCGGCTGGGTCGTTGTTGGGGAAGTCTTTCCTTTGCGCACTCGCGCGAAGCAGGCTTCTTTGGCTACTGCAAGCAACTGGCTTGCAAATT TCCTCATCAGCTTCCTGACTCCCTTCGCCGACGCCGGCATCTCCTACGCCTTCGGTTATGTTTTCGCCGGCATGAATCTGATCGGTACCGTCATTGTATACTTCTTCCTCTATGAGTCAAAGACTCTTAGTCTCGAGCATATTGACATGATGTACTGTTTGCCTGACCTCAAGGCATGGGAGAGCGCGAAGTGGACGCCACCCGGGTATGTCAGCcgtgagaagaaggatgagtcTTACTTTGAGGAGATGGCTGCTGGAAAGGATGCAGAGAAGGTCGTTGTTCATAGCGACAGCGGGGTTGAGTGA